From the genome of Scytonema hofmannii PCC 7110, one region includes:
- a CDS encoding PIG-L deacetylase family protein, which translates to MNKKILVIAPHLDDEVLGVGGTIARFADENAEVYVVTVTQSSDEDEQDVIEQEKQEALAAHRILGVKETIFLSFPPAELDMIPHRDLNSKLIEVCKYIQPDTLFIPFNGDIHLDHQRVFLSALVAARPINTFAPKTIYTYETLSETNWNAPYLTPNFVPNVFVNISAYLETKIQAMQMYASQLKPFPHERSEETLRALATLRGSTVGCFAAEAFVLIRNIL; encoded by the coding sequence TTGAATAAAAAAATTCTTGTGATTGCTCCTCATCTTGATGATGAAGTTCTAGGAGTTGGAGGAACGATTGCTCGATTTGCAGATGAAAATGCTGAAGTTTATGTGGTCACTGTCACCCAATCATCTGACGAAGATGAACAAGATGTGATTGAACAAGAAAAGCAGGAAGCACTAGCAGCGCATAGGATACTGGGTGTAAAGGAAACTATCTTCCTTTCTTTCCCACCAGCTGAATTAGATATGATACCTCATCGAGATTTAAATAGTAAACTTATTGAGGTTTGCAAATACATACAACCAGATACTCTTTTTATTCCCTTCAATGGTGATATTCATCTGGATCATCAAAGAGTTTTTTTATCCGCGCTAGTGGCTGCTAGACCCATTAACACTTTTGCACCAAAAACTATCTACACTTACGAAACACTTTCAGAGACTAACTGGAATGCTCCTTATTTGACTCCCAACTTTGTCCCTAATGTTTTCGTTAATATTTCCGCTTACCTGGAAACAAAAATCCAAGCTATGCAAATGTATGCTTCTCAGCTTAAACCTTTTCCTCATGAACGTTCAGAGGAGACTCTCAGAGCCTTGGCTACTTTACGTGGTAGTACAGTTGGATGCTTTGCAGCAGAAGCTTTTGTTCTCATCCGAAATATTTTATGA
- a CDS encoding DUF5615 family PIN-like protein, with protein sequence MSLTFFIDQCVPASIGKFLWDSGYSVLVLKDYIPIESSDKIVIAKAQELSAILVSLNGDFADIVTYPPGNYRGIISIQLRNHPEIIPLLMQRLVDYLSNHSDMEHYQGKLFVVEVNRIRIRE encoded by the coding sequence ATGAGCTTAACATTTTTCATAGACCAATGCGTCCCAGCTTCTATTGGGAAGTTTTTGTGGGATAGTGGTTATAGTGTGTTAGTTTTGAAAGACTATATTCCAATCGAGTCTTCTGATAAAATTGTGATTGCCAAAGCACAGGAATTAAGTGCAATTTTAGTTTCACTGAATGGAGATTTTGCCGACATTGTCACGTATCCTCCTGGTAATTATCGAGGTATTATTTCAATCCAACTTCGGAATCATCCTGAAATCATTCCTCTACTGATGCAGAGGCTGGTGGATTATTTGTCTAACCACAGTGATATGGAACATTATCAAGGCAAGTTATTCGTTGTTGAAGTAAATAGAATTCGCATACGAGAGTAA
- a CDS encoding phytanoyl-CoA dioxygenase family protein, protein MKTYTQQLSQEQLALLPTDEDVAFYEEHGWFISKKVIPDEVIDEAIVGSEKFYHGERDALLPYSTGYSDWKPGDGDAVRNNQHVSYRKKELRKLLLQPIIGAIAARLARTREIRLFEDTLVYKAPIAIGDEGGVVGWHTDYSYSSNCTSNKMLSAWIPFHDIDKDGSPLVVIDGSHKWPSNEHMRCFNNQNLKEIEQKFASQRREIIEVPLILKKGQISFHHSHTIHGSYPNYSRSVRLAFALYLQDYDNRYQPFWNNGQQIHHFLDRVCRKLPNGEPDYTDPSVFPVLWSAEDK, encoded by the coding sequence ATGAAAACTTACACTCAGCAATTGTCACAAGAGCAGTTAGCTCTTTTACCAACTGACGAAGATGTTGCATTTTACGAAGAACACGGCTGGTTTATCAGCAAAAAAGTTATCCCTGACGAGGTGATAGATGAAGCGATAGTTGGTAGCGAAAAGTTTTATCATGGAGAGCGAGACGCATTGCTTCCCTACAGCACTGGTTACAGCGACTGGAAGCCTGGAGATGGAGACGCTGTACGCAATAATCAACACGTTTCTTATCGAAAAAAAGAACTACGTAAGCTCCTGCTTCAACCTATTATTGGTGCGATCGCTGCCAGGCTCGCTAGGACTAGAGAAATTCGACTATTTGAAGATACGTTGGTTTACAAAGCACCAATCGCCATTGGTGATGAAGGAGGGGTAGTTGGCTGGCACACCGATTACTCTTATTCTTCTAACTGCACGTCTAATAAAATGCTTTCTGCTTGGATTCCCTTCCATGATATTGATAAGGATGGGTCACCACTTGTTGTAATCGATGGTAGTCATAAGTGGCCAAGCAACGAGCATATGCGCTGCTTTAACAACCAAAATCTCAAAGAGATAGAACAGAAATTCGCTTCACAGCGACGAGAGATTATTGAAGTACCCCTGATCTTGAAGAAAGGTCAGATTAGCTTTCACCACAGTCACACTATTCACGGTAGCTATCCCAATTACAGCCGCTCAGTCCGCTTGGCATTTGCTTTATATTTACAGGACTATGACAACCGTTATCAACCTTTTTGGAATAACGGACAACAAATACATCACTTTCTTGACCGTGTATGCCGAAAACTACCCAACGGCGAGCCGGATTACACCGATCCATCAGTATTTCCTGTTTTATGGTCTGCAGAAGATAAGTAG
- a CDS encoding GumC family protein: MESQETPIYEKYWQVLKRRYLPALGIFVPVFAISVFSSSLKKSPYVAEGTLLFQSSNTISSLTGVGTEIGKLESLVQDKGSPIHTEAEVIRSLPIVEKTIDRVKLKDKTGTLIKPKGFLSRLTVVEIPKTDILKVSYTDTHPKTASQVVNTVMAIYLEQNLLSHRAEASAARKFLEKQLPNAEMILRKIEIELRLFHEQNNIIALEPEASQSVETIANLQQQINSIKSRIADVKAQSQAIRQQLGMNPEDAVIMTSLSQSPGVQDILKEIQQLESQLADRRIILQESHPEIINLEQKLESLKAILQQRLKQVIGTTQLKQNSNLQVGSLQQQLTAKLVELESTRRGLDSELSTLTNIEANYRERQTNLPKLQQRQRQLERKLQAAQSTYSLLLQKLQESRIAENQNLGNASIISEAKVPEEPISSPIVSYLSAGLLGILASLATVYFLEATDKLIKTVDEAKELVGLTLLGVIPSFSKSKKYIRGNQDSESYTQQLIVKDIPRSPISEAFRMLRANLKFMKADRDLKVLVVTSSIPREGKSTVAANLALAMAQMERNVLLIDADLHHPVQHKIWELRNNRGLSNVIIGQADSRTAIKKVMDNLYVLPSGVVPPSPASLLDSKRMASLIDKFGVTYDSVIIDAPSLTVAADAAILGQMADGVLLVVRPGMVDSVNATLAKELLEKSGQKILGQVVNGVIPKNDRYSYYFREEYYQEEMANQNEVAKTNLKQIQMTNDK; encoded by the coding sequence ATGGAATCACAAGAAACTCCTATATATGAAAAATATTGGCAAGTTTTGAAACGCCGTTACTTGCCCGCATTAGGCATCTTTGTTCCAGTTTTTGCCATTTCAGTATTCTCTTCTTCTTTGAAAAAGTCTCCTTATGTAGCCGAAGGAACGCTACTCTTTCAAAGTTCGAATACTATATCTTCTTTAACAGGAGTGGGAACAGAAATAGGTAAGTTAGAATCATTGGTACAAGACAAAGGTAGTCCTATACACACAGAAGCTGAAGTTATACGTTCTCTACCTATTGTAGAAAAGACGATAGACAGAGTAAAGTTGAAAGACAAAACAGGAACACTCATAAAACCTAAGGGATTTCTTAGCCGATTAACCGTGGTAGAGATACCGAAAACCGATATTCTCAAAGTTTCCTACACTGATACGCATCCTAAGACAGCCTCACAGGTTGTCAATACAGTGATGGCTATCTATTTAGAGCAAAATCTACTATCTCACCGAGCCGAAGCCTCTGCCGCCCGTAAGTTCCTGGAAAAACAGTTGCCAAATGCTGAAATGATTCTTCGGAAAATAGAAATTGAATTGCGCTTATTTCACGAACAGAATAACATTATAGCGTTGGAACCAGAAGCATCTCAATCTGTAGAAACGATTGCAAACTTGCAACAGCAAATTAACAGTATTAAATCTAGAATAGCTGATGTCAAGGCTCAATCACAAGCCATTCGCCAGCAATTAGGCATGAACCCGGAAGATGCGGTGATTATGACTTCCCTCAGTCAGTCTCCTGGCGTGCAAGATATCCTCAAAGAAATCCAACAACTAGAGTCGCAACTTGCAGATAGGCGCATTATTCTTCAGGAAAGCCATCCCGAAATTATTAATTTGGAACAGAAGTTAGAATCCTTGAAAGCAATTTTACAACAGCGACTAAAACAGGTTATAGGAACAACTCAATTAAAACAAAATAGCAATCTTCAAGTTGGAAGTTTGCAACAGCAACTGACTGCAAAGCTTGTGGAATTAGAGTCAACTCGTCGGGGTCTAGATAGTGAATTGTCTACTTTAACTAATATAGAAGCTAACTACAGAGAACGGCAGACAAATCTCCCAAAATTACAGCAGAGACAGCGCCAGTTAGAACGCAAATTACAAGCAGCCCAATCTACTTATTCTCTTTTGTTACAAAAGCTACAAGAAAGCCGAATAGCGGAAAATCAGAACTTAGGTAACGCCAGCATCATATCTGAAGCCAAAGTTCCTGAAGAGCCTATATCCTCTCCTATAGTTTCTTACCTAAGTGCAGGTTTACTAGGTATCCTAGCTTCCTTAGCGACTGTATATTTTTTGGAAGCAACAGATAAATTAATCAAGACAGTTGACGAGGCGAAGGAATTAGTAGGATTGACCTTATTGGGGGTTATTCCTTCTTTTAGCAAGTCTAAAAAATATATTCGCGGCAATCAAGATTCTGAATCATATACGCAGCAGCTCATTGTTAAAGATATTCCTCGTTCCCCAATTAGCGAAGCCTTCAGAATGCTGAGAGCGAATTTGAAGTTTATGAAAGCTGATAGAGATTTAAAAGTTCTTGTTGTCACTAGTTCCATACCTAGAGAAGGTAAGTCAACAGTAGCTGCCAATTTAGCTCTAGCAATGGCTCAGATGGAGCGGAATGTCTTACTGATAGATGCAGATTTGCATCATCCAGTTCAGCACAAAATATGGGAACTACGCAATAATCGAGGTCTCAGTAATGTCATTATAGGACAAGCTGATAGCAGGACAGCTATCAAAAAAGTTATGGATAATTTGTATGTTCTACCTTCTGGCGTCGTCCCTCCTTCTCCCGCTTCTCTATTAGACTCAAAACGAATGGCTAGTTTGATTGACAAGTTTGGAGTCACCTATGACTCCGTCATCATTGACGCTCCGTCATTAACTGTTGCTGCTGATGCTGCTATCCTGGGTCAAATGGCTGACGGTGTTTTGTTGGTAGTTCGTCCGGGGATGGTTGATTCTGTCAATGCGACTCTTGCTAAAGAACTTTTAGAAAAATCTGGTCAGAAGATATTAGGACAAGTCGTGAATGGCGTTATTCCAAAAAATGACCGCTACAGCTACTACTTTAGAGAAGAATACTATCAGGAAGAAATGGCAAATCAAAATGAAGTCGCTAAAACCAATCTAAAACAGATACAAATGACAAATGACAAATGA
- a CDS encoding DegT/DnrJ/EryC1/StrS family aminotransferase — MSKTILLSTPHMGDEELAFIKEAFDTNWIAPVGPHVDAFEQEFCQVIGATHAAALSSGTAAIHLALRLLGVDCGDEVFCSTLTFAATANPITYLGARPVFIDSDRTSWNMNPDLLKEALEQRARVGKLPKAVVLVHLYGQSADIDPILAACNLYEIPLIEDAAESLGATYKGRSPGTFGRIGIYSFNGNKIITTSGGGMLVSDEAKLVDKARFLATQARDPAPHYQHSEIGYNYRLSNVLAGIGRGQLRVLNERVAARRRNFKIYESALRHLPGIEFMPEAIFGHVTRWLTCLTIDPDAFGANREQVRLALAEQQIETRPVWKPLHLQPVFAACECIGGIVAEDLFERGLCLPSGSNLTEEDLERVIGAIVAVHHNSKKIHTVLL; from the coding sequence ATGTCTAAAACTATTTTGCTTTCGACTCCACATATGGGGGATGAGGAACTAGCATTTATTAAAGAAGCCTTTGACACCAACTGGATTGCTCCCGTTGGACCTCATGTGGATGCTTTCGAGCAAGAATTTTGTCAAGTCATTGGGGCAACCCATGCAGCTGCTTTGAGTTCAGGTACAGCAGCTATTCATTTGGCTTTGCGGTTACTTGGGGTTGACTGCGGGGATGAAGTTTTTTGTTCTACCCTGACTTTTGCTGCCACTGCCAACCCAATCACCTATTTGGGAGCAAGACCAGTATTCATTGATAGCGATCGCACTTCTTGGAACATGAATCCCGACTTGTTGAAGGAAGCGCTAGAACAACGCGCACGTGTTGGGAAATTGCCCAAAGCGGTTGTGCTTGTGCATCTGTATGGTCAAAGCGCGGATATAGATCCCATTTTGGCAGCTTGCAATCTTTATGAAATTCCCCTAATTGAAGATGCTGCTGAATCTTTGGGAGCCACTTACAAAGGGCGTTCTCCCGGAACCTTCGGGCGCATTGGTATTTACTCCTTCAATGGCAATAAAATCATCACCACCTCCGGCGGTGGAATGTTAGTTTCCGATGAAGCAAAACTGGTGGACAAAGCTCGTTTTTTAGCAACCCAAGCACGAGATCCAGCTCCCCATTACCAACACTCAGAAATTGGTTACAACTATCGCCTTAGCAATGTTTTAGCTGGTATTGGTCGCGGTCAGTTGCGCGTTCTGAATGAGCGAGTTGCAGCTAGACGACGCAACTTTAAAATTTATGAGTCGGCTTTAAGACATTTGCCAGGAATAGAATTTATGCCAGAAGCCATTTTTGGACACGTTACCCGTTGGCTTACCTGTTTAACAATCGATCCAGACGCTTTTGGCGCAAATCGAGAACAAGTCCGTTTAGCACTAGCAGAACAGCAAATTGAAACTCGTCCTGTGTGGAAGCCATTACACCTACAACCTGTATTTGCTGCTTGTGAATGTATTGGTGGTATAGTAGCAGAAGATTTATTTGAAAGGGGTCTCTGCTTGCCTTCTGGTTCTAATTTAACAGAAGAAGATTTAGAACGGGTTATTGGTGCAATTGTGGCAGTTCACCATAACAGTAAAAAAATTCACACCGTTTTGTTATAA
- a CDS encoding dienelactone hydrolase family protein codes for MQITKRNVELRVDESLMRVYVAAPKAAGTYPGILFYTDIYQLGDPMIRLVNYLAGHGYVVAAPEIFHRTEPVGLIIEPDDLGRMRGNDNARRTPIAGYDADCRAAIEFLKGEGSVALGQIGTLGFCIGGHLSFRAAFQSEIKAAVCCYPTGIPSGKLGQGVADTIHRVSEIKGEMLIVFGTLDPHIPQQDRQTIITVLENASVPHQIFLYEAEHTFMRDDGYRYDSAATTSAWSEIIAFLKRIFAT; via the coding sequence GTGCAAATTACCAAACGCAATGTTGAATTGAGAGTAGACGAAAGCTTAATGCGCGTATATGTTGCAGCCCCCAAAGCCGCAGGAACTTACCCTGGCATTTTGTTCTACACGGATATTTATCAATTAGGCGATCCCATGATTCGTTTGGTAAACTACTTAGCAGGACATGGCTATGTAGTCGCAGCCCCAGAGATTTTTCATCGAACAGAACCTGTTGGTCTCATTATTGAACCAGACGATCTTGGTCGGATGCGGGGTAATGATAATGCTCGTCGAACACCGATAGCTGGTTATGACGCTGATTGCCGTGCTGCGATTGAATTCCTTAAGGGCGAAGGTTCCGTAGCCTTAGGTCAAATAGGGACTTTGGGTTTTTGCATTGGTGGACACCTATCTTTCCGGGCTGCTTTCCAAAGCGAAATTAAGGCAGCAGTTTGTTGCTATCCTACTGGTATTCCAAGTGGCAAACTAGGTCAGGGGGTAGCCGATACTATTCATCGGGTGAGCGAAATTAAAGGTGAAATGCTCATTGTGTTTGGTACTCTGGATCCTCACATACCACAACAAGACCGCCAAACAATTATCACAGTCCTTGAAAATGCAAGTGTTCCTCACCAAATTTTCTTGTATGAAGCAGAACACACTTTCATGCGCGATGATGGTTACCGCTACGATTCGGCTGCTACAACCTCTGCTTGGTCTGAAATCATAGCTTTCTTGAAACGTATTTTTGCAACCTAA
- a CDS encoding GNAT family N-acetyltransferase, translated as MNIQVIELENDLWLQTLQEIRHDFYHLPEYVYLESKRTGGIPEAILITEGDKKFFVPYLLRKCNDILFEEGKAADAFDVISPYGYPGILLNEAAINAPGFPDAALDRMKQEFRSRGICSAFFRLHPILNESFTEIFKAETFTLNGETVSVDLKIANLWSHTRKGHRSTINKCKRLEMVAKMVSFQDYLDEFVAIYKETMKRVNATTGYYSFSSEYFTQMNDLLGSTLHLCIVEYENQIACVGLYTVCCGIVQSTLGGTRNQFVHLSPGSLETDYARYWAQEHGYEFLHLGGGVGGSTEDSLYTFKSGFSQLTHKFLTLRLITDEEKYHQLVNLRAKVLGVTASELLQSNFFPAYRSR; from the coding sequence ATGAATATACAAGTCATTGAATTAGAAAACGATTTGTGGTTGCAAACGCTGCAAGAGATCCGTCATGATTTTTATCATTTACCTGAGTATGTATATTTAGAATCTAAAAGAACTGGTGGCATTCCTGAAGCTATTTTAATAACTGAAGGTGACAAAAAGTTTTTTGTCCCTTATTTACTAAGAAAATGTAATGACATACTGTTTGAAGAAGGAAAAGCTGCAGATGCTTTTGATGTTATTTCTCCCTATGGCTATCCAGGAATCTTGCTAAATGAAGCAGCTATTAACGCACCAGGATTTCCAGATGCTGCTTTAGATAGGATGAAGCAGGAATTTCGCTCTCGGGGGATATGCTCTGCTTTCTTTCGTTTGCATCCGATTCTAAATGAAAGTTTTACCGAAATCTTTAAAGCGGAAACTTTTACACTAAACGGAGAAACGGTCTCGGTTGATTTGAAGATTGCTAACTTGTGGAGCCACACCAGAAAAGGTCATCGCAGCACTATTAATAAGTGTAAGCGTCTCGAAATGGTTGCAAAAATGGTTTCATTCCAAGATTATTTGGACGAGTTTGTTGCAATCTATAAAGAAACGATGAAACGTGTCAATGCAACGACGGGATATTACTCTTTTAGTTCCGAATATTTCACTCAAATGAATGATTTGTTAGGATCTACTCTTCATCTATGCATTGTTGAATACGAAAATCAGATTGCTTGTGTAGGTTTGTATACAGTATGTTGTGGAATTGTACAGAGCACATTAGGTGGAACAAGAAACCAGTTTGTTCACTTGTCACCAGGTAGTTTAGAGACCGACTATGCAAGATACTGGGCACAGGAACATGGCTATGAATTTTTGCACTTGGGTGGTGGAGTTGGTGGCTCCACTGAGGATAGTTTGTATACTTTCAAATCAGGTTTCTCTCAACTGACTCATAAGTTTTTGACATTGCGCTTGATAACTGATGAGGAGAAATATCATCAATTGGTAAACTTAAGAGCGAAAGTTCTGGGGGTAACAGCGTCAGAATTACTGCAATCAAACTTCTTTCCTGCTTATCGTTCGCGATAA